The proteins below come from a single Leptospiraceae bacterium genomic window:
- a CDS encoding EAL domain-containing protein, giving the protein MKKSDSNLTLRIAILEILAIGIAYFLGGMLGLKIASIGSHISLIWAPTGIAIAGLLRFGRFVGIGIWIASCLVNYQIGSSFFLASLIATGNTLGPVLAVYFLRKVKFQILFERRRDLLFYTFIVTLAMAVNASVGSLSLYFFGELDFSKLSEAWLFWWLGDAVGAMVVGLPIVSYSREKVIRELKGWKGFENLFVFILVFLCGISLFGFPPFIFISIPAFLFISFVLVSWLGLRSGVTLSSSATLMISIIGAWGTANGSGPFVQSGIHSGLGLLWGYMTSMTILTVLISSLVSELSASDILLKDLSDQVPGIIYQFVLDREGNRSFPYLSRGVERIFGFSANTIRKNANLFFRAIHREDLQIIEDTIDYSSKLQTPFRIEFRVYLNNSFVWLEAQGIPKKLSNGITLWNGHISDITDRKTAENTLRENQEKLYGLFALSPIGIALTDMNGKYIEFNDAFRLITGYTEDELNQLDYWKLTPEKYKDLEMFQLKSLSETRKYGPYEKEYLRKDGTLIPIRLRGVLLTGKDGIDFIWSLVEDITHQKEQQHRLEIMAHYDALTQLPNRILLAERLQDAMLQSISSERLLAICYLDLDEFKPINDQMGHESGDRFLIEVSRKLRQLLRDNDTVARLGGDEFVLLFTNLQSVEEGEKLLRHLLNEISFKYQLKENSTESSVTASIGVTFFPNDRVDADALIRHADQAMYFAKQAGKNQYHIFDPELDRHSKVKYEAIARIRSAFDRKEFQLFYQPKVNMRTGKVIGAEALIRWIHPEKGIIPPLEFLPVIENTEFSITLGEWVIKEALRQLNEWANLDFRIPISVNISARHLQQETFLLRLTEFLSDFPEVMTKQLELEILETSALEDIAKVCSLIEACRKMGVVFALDDFGTGYSSLTYLKRLSTEILKIDQSFVRDMLHDKEDMAIVQGVIGLAKAFQRKVIAEGVETIEQGIMLLEMGCDLAQGYGISKPMPAKDFLNWVYGYKPHSTWIEYVEHFG; this is encoded by the coding sequence ATGAAAAAATCAGATTCTAACTTAACATTAAGAATTGCAATACTCGAAATTCTAGCTATAGGCATTGCCTATTTTTTAGGCGGAATGCTTGGGCTTAAGATCGCTTCTATTGGTTCTCATATCAGTCTTATCTGGGCGCCGACAGGAATTGCTATTGCAGGACTCCTTCGTTTTGGAAGATTTGTTGGGATTGGTATTTGGATAGCATCTTGCCTAGTTAATTACCAAATAGGCTCTTCATTTTTTCTAGCAAGTCTTATTGCAACTGGAAATACGTTAGGACCCGTTTTAGCAGTTTATTTTTTAAGAAAAGTAAAATTTCAGATTCTATTTGAAAGAAGAAGGGATTTGCTCTTCTATACATTCATAGTAACGCTTGCAATGGCAGTCAATGCAAGCGTGGGCTCTCTAAGTCTTTATTTTTTTGGGGAGTTAGATTTTTCTAAACTGTCTGAAGCATGGCTTTTTTGGTGGCTGGGTGATGCGGTAGGTGCCATGGTTGTAGGGTTACCTATTGTTAGCTACTCTAGAGAAAAAGTGATTCGAGAATTAAAAGGCTGGAAAGGATTCGAAAATTTATTTGTTTTTATTCTAGTTTTCTTATGTGGAATTTCTCTATTTGGTTTTCCTCCCTTCATTTTTATTTCAATTCCTGCATTTTTATTCATATCCTTTGTTCTTGTAAGTTGGCTTGGATTAAGAAGTGGAGTAACACTCTCTTCCTCGGCTACCCTTATGATTTCAATTATCGGAGCCTGGGGAACTGCCAATGGGAGTGGTCCATTTGTTCAGAGTGGGATACATAGTGGTCTTGGTTTATTGTGGGGTTATATGACTTCAATGACAATTCTGACTGTTCTTATTTCTTCCCTTGTCTCTGAACTTTCTGCTAGTGATATTTTATTAAAAGATTTATCTGACCAAGTTCCGGGAATTATCTATCAATTTGTATTAGATAGAGAGGGTAATCGTAGTTTTCCGTATCTTAGTCGTGGTGTTGAACGTATATTCGGGTTTAGTGCAAATACAATTCGAAAAAATGCTAATCTTTTTTTTAGAGCAATTCATAGAGAAGACTTACAAATTATTGAGGACACGATAGATTATTCTTCTAAATTACAGACTCCATTTAGAATTGAGTTTAGAGTTTATTTGAATAATAGTTTTGTTTGGCTTGAAGCACAGGGAATTCCTAAAAAGTTAAGCAATGGTATTACACTTTGGAATGGACATATCTCTGATATTACGGATAGAAAGACAGCGGAAAATACCCTTCGAGAGAATCAAGAGAAGTTATATGGGTTATTTGCTCTTTCGCCTATCGGAATTGCTCTTACTGATATGAATGGAAAATACATTGAGTTCAATGACGCTTTTCGTTTGATAACGGGTTATACTGAAGATGAATTGAATCAATTAGATTATTGGAAACTGACACCTGAAAAATACAAAGATTTGGAAATGTTTCAATTAAAGTCTCTTAGTGAGACTCGAAAATATGGTCCTTACGAAAAAGAATATTTAAGAAAAGATGGAACTTTAATTCCAATACGGCTAAGAGGTGTTTTGCTCACAGGGAAGGATGGAATTGATTTTATTTGGTCCTTAGTCGAAGACATTACTCATCAAAAGGAGCAGCAACACCGTCTTGAAATTATGGCGCATTACGATGCTTTGACGCAACTTCCAAATAGAATATTATTAGCTGAACGGCTACAGGATGCAATGCTTCAGTCTATTTCTTCTGAGAGGTTACTCGCTATTTGCTACTTAGACCTGGACGAATTTAAACCTATTAATGACCAGATGGGACATGAATCGGGAGATAGATTTTTAATTGAAGTATCAAGAAAGTTACGTCAATTGTTAAGGGATAATGATACAGTGGCTCGATTGGGGGGAGATGAATTTGTTTTATTATTTACAAACCTGCAATCAGTAGAAGAGGGGGAAAAATTATTAAGACATCTATTAAATGAAATCTCTTTCAAATATCAATTAAAAGAAAATTCTACAGAAAGTTCTGTTACGGCTAGCATTGGAGTTACCTTTTTCCCAAATGATAGAGTTGATGCAGATGCATTAATTCGGCATGCAGACCAGGCAATGTATTTTGCGAAACAAGCTGGAAAAAACCAATATCATATTTTTGATCCAGAGCTTGATCGGCATTCTAAAGTAAAGTATGAAGCGATTGCGAGAATTAGATCTGCATTCGATAGAAAAGAATTTCAATTATTTTACCAACCAAAAGTAAATATGCGAACTGGAAAGGTAATTGGTGCTGAAGCATTAATACGATGGATTCATCCAGAGAAAGGAATTATTCCCCCTCTGGAATTTTTACCAGTAATTGAAAATACAGAATTTTCTATTACTCTCGGGGAGTGGGTAATCAAAGAAGCCTTAAGACAATTAAATGAATGGGCAAACCTTGATTTTAGAATTCCAATCAGTGTAAATATATCGGCAAGGCATTTGCAACAGGAGACTTTTCTTTTGCGGCTAACAGAATTTTTATCCGATTTTCCGGAAGTAATGACAAAACAACTTGAATTAGAAATATTGGAAACAAGTGCGTTAGAGGATATAGCAAAGGTATGTTCTCTGATTGAAGCTTGTAGAAAAATGGGAGTAGTCTTTGCTCTAGATGATTTTGGAACAGGCTATTCATCATTAACTTATTTAAAAAGACTTTCTACAGAAATTTTAAAAATAGATCAATCGTTTGTTCGGGATATGCTCCACGACAAAGAGGATATGGCAATTGTGCAGGGTGTGATTGGATTAGCAAAAGCATTTCAACGAAAAGTAATTGCTGAGGGAGTGGAAACCATCGAACAGGGAATTATGCTTTTAGAAATGGGCTGTGATCTTGCGCAGGGATACGGAATTTCAAAACCAATGCCCGCTAAAGATTTTTTAAATTGGGTATATGGGTATAAGCCACACTCTACTTGGATAGAATATGTAGAACACTTTGGGTAA
- a CDS encoding GGDEF domain-containing protein — protein sequence MNEIISSDFDFNNFEKASLEVLSQLVLTENIDVKIIDCLREMHLEYYTLLGKYKIAEEKSNIDSKTSLLIYKEEVLVDIIRTISRYWKPSEQEGLISMTYIRIDLDNFRALNNRYGHAIGDMALISVAKTLKKYSRPTDYMFRFGGEEFDIVLPLTSMDGAIIYLNKMLKAIRNITVLSETGEEIKVTASMGVSIFEFDFSENKTTIFEETINLYHKVQKEADYAVYEAKLLGKDRYCIYDSQKDYKKIMESYNLKHNS from the coding sequence ATGAATGAAATAATTTCTAGTGATTTTGATTTTAATAATTTTGAAAAGGCATCTTTAGAAGTCTTGAGTCAACTCGTATTAACAGAAAATATTGATGTTAAAATCATTGATTGCCTGAGGGAAATGCATTTAGAATACTATACCCTGTTAGGCAAATACAAAATTGCAGAAGAAAAATCAAATATTGATTCAAAGACTTCCCTCTTGATTTATAAAGAAGAAGTTCTTGTAGATATAATCCGAACTATTTCTAGATACTGGAAGCCAAGTGAGCAAGAAGGGCTTATTTCAATGACCTATATTCGAATAGATTTAGATAATTTTCGCGCATTAAATAATCGCTATGGTCATGCGATAGGTGATATGGCTTTAATTAGCGTAGCGAAAACCTTGAAGAAATACTCAAGACCCACAGACTATATGTTTAGATTTGGGGGAGAGGAATTTGATATCGTTCTTCCTTTAACTTCAATGGACGGAGCAATTATCTATTTAAATAAAATGCTCAAAGCAATTCGAAATATAACTGTATTGTCTGAAACTGGAGAAGAAATAAAAGTAACCGCAAGTATGGGAGTCTCAATATTTGAATTTGATTTTTCTGAAAACAAAACAACGATTTTCGAGGAGACAATAAATTTATACCATAAAGTTCAAAAAGAAGCAGACTATGCAGTTTATGAAGCCAAGCTACTCGGAAAAGATAGATATTGTATATATGATTCACAAAAAGATTATAAAAAAATAATGGAATCTTATAATTTAAAACACAATTCTTAA
- a CDS encoding phospholipase, whose amino-acid sequence MAENLPIKIQRLWSHLSDVLNAFCAIGDRLDPAKINSYADTLAKITKELKNILEEIETNYSSDNSPEYAIIQAASQTIQALDRFETARVGPHEILKAYQSFRPMHRAEEILYPLASQYEEVSKLFSHSSQIENRELLDRIYKSKTGNETSEAGNSGTNTENRGIIEVNNKRGQRGGYTVYIPEYYESNTKYPLVVALHGGSGHGADFFWSWLRDTRTFGFILAAPTSLDRTWSLHSIATDANRLNKMLSEISTKWNIDTNHILLTGLSDGGTYTMLLSIAHRSPFTHYAPVAAAVHVLLNRSTGTITAPVKDLPIYQVHGGRDWMFPVVSARLAASALEKAGANIIYKEIPELSHNYPRDENINILKWFYPEWF is encoded by the coding sequence ATGGCTGAAAACCTACCAATCAAAATACAAAGACTATGGAGTCATCTTTCCGATGTTTTAAATGCATTTTGTGCGATAGGCGACAGACTCGATCCAGCAAAAATTAATTCCTATGCAGACACACTGGCTAAAATAACGAAAGAACTAAAGAATATTTTGGAAGAAATAGAAACGAATTATTCTTCTGATAATTCTCCAGAATATGCAATAATACAAGCTGCATCGCAAACAATCCAGGCTCTTGACCGTTTTGAAACGGCACGAGTCGGTCCACATGAAATACTAAAAGCATACCAATCCTTTCGTCCCATGCATAGGGCAGAAGAAATTCTGTATCCATTGGCCTCGCAGTATGAAGAAGTCAGTAAACTTTTTTCGCATTCTTCGCAAATAGAAAATAGAGAGTTATTAGATCGAATTTACAAATCAAAAACAGGTAACGAAACTTCAGAGGCTGGAAATTCAGGAACCAATACTGAGAACAGAGGAATAATCGAAGTAAACAACAAACGGGGACAGCGTGGCGGCTATACTGTATATATCCCTGAATACTATGAGAGTAATACGAAATATCCTCTTGTAGTTGCACTGCATGGAGGATCGGGACATGGGGCAGATTTTTTCTGGAGTTGGCTTAGGGATACGAGAACATTTGGATTTATATTGGCAGCACCCACTTCACTCGATAGAACCTGGTCACTTCACTCCATCGCAACCGATGCAAACCGATTAAATAAAATGCTGTCTGAAATTTCTACAAAATGGAATATTGATACAAACCATATTTTACTTACAGGTCTTTCCGATGGAGGAACATACACAATGCTTTTATCAATAGCTCATCGATCTCCCTTTACACATTATGCGCCTGTTGCTGCTGCTGTTCATGTTCTTCTGAATCGTAGCACGGGAACAATCACTGCTCCAGTGAAAGATCTTCCCATTTACCAAGTGCATGGCGGTAGAGATTGGATGTTTCCAGTGGTTAGTGCAAGATTAGCCGCTAGTGCTCTAGAAAAAGCAGGAGCAAATATAATCTACAAAGAAATCCCAGAGCTTTCGCATAATTATCCGCGCGATGAGAATATAAATATATTAAAATGGTTTTATCCAGAATGGTTTTAG
- a CDS encoding potassium channel protein, which translates to MDSLYMVIITIFGVGYGEVGEMTPNLRIFTIFFIVMGCTTLIYTLGAFINWLTEGQLQQILGRHRMEKEIKKISQHTVICGYGRVGRILASDLKKGNKPFIIIENAESLNESLRASGYSYIIGDATEDEVLMQAGIERASSLATVIPNDAINLFIVLSSRSLNPELTIISRANQATSEAKLYHAGCNKVIMPETIGAEKMAHLILKPNAEEVLKKDLRDNSFIESLLEIGIEMNEIPISSDIIATHTTIEDLETKGNSAFMIVAVRKSSGEAIIKPPLNQALEKGDTLIVMSHQGVVPQFIRENLVKPSRKYRGISH; encoded by the coding sequence TTGGACTCACTTTACATGGTTATCATTACCATTTTTGGAGTTGGCTATGGCGAAGTCGGGGAGATGACACCGAATTTGCGCATATTTACGATTTTTTTTATCGTCATGGGTTGCACAACTTTAATCTATACGTTAGGAGCATTTATCAACTGGTTGACAGAAGGTCAACTACAACAAATTTTGGGAAGACATAGAATGGAGAAAGAAATTAAAAAAATCTCGCAGCATACAGTGATTTGCGGCTATGGAAGGGTGGGACGTATCCTAGCTTCCGATTTAAAAAAAGGGAATAAACCTTTTATCATCATAGAAAATGCAGAGTCATTAAATGAATCGTTACGCGCAAGTGGATATTCTTATATTATCGGGGATGCTACAGAAGATGAAGTTTTAATGCAAGCTGGAATTGAGCGTGCTTCTTCACTTGCCACTGTGATTCCTAACGATGCAATCAATCTATTTATAGTGCTTAGTTCCCGATCTTTAAATCCAGAATTGACAATCATTTCACGAGCCAATCAAGCTACTTCAGAAGCAAAACTCTATCACGCAGGTTGTAATAAAGTTATTATGCCTGAAACTATCGGTGCAGAGAAAATGGCACATCTAATTCTTAAGCCGAATGCAGAAGAAGTATTAAAAAAAGATTTACGTGATAATTCTTTTATTGAAAGTTTATTAGAAATTGGAATTGAAATGAATGAAATTCCAATCTCATCAGATATTATTGCAACGCATACTACTATTGAAGATTTGGAAACAAAGGGAAATAGCGCATTCATGATAGTTGCCGTTCGTAAATCATCTGGAGAAGCCATAATTAAACCACCATTGAATCAAGCACTTGAGAAGGGTGATACTTTAATTGTAATGAGTCACCAAGGAGTTGTTCCGCAATTTATTCGCGAGAATCTTGTTAAACCTTCTCGTAAGTACAGGGGAATCTCTCATTAG
- a CDS encoding TPM domain-containing protein: protein MKFYALTFIAFILANSIYALEVPRLSGRVIDEVGILSNEEKKSLEIKLKEHEKKTSNQVVVLIIPSLEGEVLEEYSIKVASTWKLGQKGKDNGVLLLIAKNDRKLRIEVGYGLEGSLTDVLSSQIIRREITPEFKKGNFPLGVEQGVDAILGAIQGSYTVANTDNSTDTATDTENFLDFANAIGDADLPLPFRMVFGSVFFIVITPFTLMAAFSPYIGWFLYFFLIPFYAIFPLVSLGKYGVLLFPIYVVGMFLFKIYLAFSEDGKKFAEKYGSTWQAQGSGGGGSGWSSGSSGGGGFSGGGGSFGGGGSSGSW from the coding sequence ATGAAATTTTATGCGTTAACATTCATTGCATTTATACTGGCTAACTCGATTTATGCGCTAGAAGTACCTCGTCTTTCAGGGCGAGTCATTGATGAGGTAGGAATTTTATCGAATGAAGAGAAAAAGTCTTTGGAAATAAAACTAAAAGAGCATGAGAAAAAAACATCTAATCAAGTTGTAGTTTTGATTATCCCATCCTTGGAGGGAGAAGTTTTAGAGGAATATTCTATCAAAGTTGCAAGCACTTGGAAGCTCGGCCAGAAGGGAAAGGATAATGGTGTATTGCTTCTGATTGCTAAGAATGACAGAAAACTTAGAATTGAAGTAGGATATGGTTTGGAAGGAAGTCTCACAGATGTACTCAGTAGTCAGATCATTAGGCGAGAAATCACACCCGAATTTAAAAAAGGAAATTTTCCTCTTGGAGTAGAACAAGGAGTAGACGCGATTCTAGGCGCTATACAGGGATCCTACACTGTGGCTAATACAGATAATTCAACTGATACCGCAACTGATACAGAGAATTTTTTAGATTTTGCAAACGCAATCGGAGATGCAGATCTTCCGCTACCATTTCGTATGGTGTTTGGTTCCGTTTTCTTTATTGTGATAACGCCATTTACGCTAATGGCAGCATTTAGTCCTTATATAGGTTGGTTTCTTTATTTTTTCTTGATACCATTTTACGCAATATTTCCGTTAGTCTCTTTAGGAAAATATGGGGTTTTGTTGTTTCCTATCTATGTAGTGGGAATGTTTTTATTTAAAATCTATTTAGCATTTAGTGAAGACGGAAAGAAATTTGCAGAGAAGTATGGCAGTACATGGCAAGCGCAAGGATCTGGGGGCGGAGGTTCGGGTTGGTCGTCTGGCTCTAGTGGTGGAGGTGGATTTTCAGGAGGAGGGGGAAGTTTTGGTGGTGGAGGAAGTTCTGGAAGTTGGTAA